In Dromiciops gliroides isolate mDroGli1 chromosome 4, mDroGli1.pri, whole genome shotgun sequence, one DNA window encodes the following:
- the DMAP1 gene encoding DNA methyltransferase 1-associated protein 1 — MATGADVRDILELGGPEGDAPGPISKKDIINPDKKKSKKSSETLTFKRPEGMHREVYALLYSDKKDAPPLLPSDTTQGYRTVKAKLGSKKVRPWKWMPFTNPARKDGAMFYHWRRAAEEGKDYPFARFNKAVQVPVYSEQEYQLYLHDDAWTKAETDHLFDLSRRFDLRFVVIHDRYDHQQFKKRSVEDLKERYYHICARLANVRAVPGTDLKVPVFDAGHERRRKEQLERLYNRTPEQVAEEEYLVQELRKIEARKKEREKRSQDLQKLITAADTTAEQRRTERKAPKKKLPQKKETEKPAVPETAGIKFPDFKSAGVTLRSQRMKLPSSVGQKKIKALEQMLLELGVELSPTPTEELVQMFNELRSDLVLLYELKQACANCEYELQMLRHRHEALARVGPLGAVPPPPPPPSAEPPALPSEAPGPELAKDSIIDVVGAPLTPNSRKRRESASSSSSVKKAKKP; from the exons ATGGCGACAGGTGCCGACGTTCGCGACATTCTGGAGTTGGGCGGGCCCGAGGGCGATGCGCCGGGGCCCATCAGCAAGAAGGACATCATCAACCCGGACAAG AAAAAGTCCAAGAAGTCGTCAGAGACGCTGACTTTCAAGAGGCCGGAGGGCATGCACCGTGAGGTCTACGCTCTGCTCTACTCGGACAAAAA GGACGCACCCCCCCTGCTCCCCAGTGATACAACCCAAGGATACCGCACAGTGAAGGCCAAGCTAGGGTCCAAGAAGGTGCGGCCCTGGAAGTGGATGCCTTTCACCAACCCTGCCCGAAAGGATGGCGCCATGTTCTATCACTGGCGGCGTGCGGCGGAGGAAGGCAAGGACTATCCCTTTGCCAGGTTCAACAAG GCGGTGCAGGTGCCTGTTTATTCAGAGCAGGAGTACCAGCTGTACCTGCATGATGATGCCTGGACCAAAGCGGAGACTGACCATCTCTTTGACCTGAGCCGTCGCTTTGACCTGCGCTTTGTGGTCATTCACGACCGCTACGACCACCAGCAGTTTAAG AAGCGGTCGGTGGAGGACCTGAAGGAACGGTACTATCACATCTGTGCCAGGCTGGCCAATGTCCGggctgtgccaggcactgacctCAAGGTGCCTGTGTTTGATGCTGGGCACGAACGGCGGCGGAAGGAGCAGCTGGAGAGGCTCTACAACCGTACCCCCGAGCAG GTGGCAGAGGAGGAATACCTGGTTCAGGAGCTCCGCAAGATTGAGGCACGCAAGAAGGAACGGGAGAAGCGCAGCCAAGACCTGCAGAAGCTCATCACGGCCGCCGATACCACGGCAGAGCAGCGGCGCACTGAGCGCAAGGCCCCCAAGAAGAAGCTGCCGCagaagaaggagacagagaagccG GCTGTCCCGGAGACAGCCGGCATCAAGTTTCCAGACTTCAAGTCTGCGGGAGTCACTCTTCGTAGCCAGAGG ATGAAGCTGCCCAGCTCTGTGGGACAGAAGAAGATCAAGGCTTTGGAGCAGATGCTTCTGGAGCTGGGAGTGG AGCTGAGCCCCACGCCCACTGAGGAGCTGGTGCAGATGTTCAATGAGCTGCGGAGTGATCTGGTGCTGCTCTACGAGCTGAAGCAGGCCTGCGCCAACTGCGAGTACGAGCTGCAGATGCTCCGGCATCGCCACGAGGCCCTGGCCCGAGTGGGGCCACTGGGGGCTGtgcccccgcccccgccgccACCCAGTGCCGAGCCGCCGGCCCTGCCCAGCGAAGCGCCCGGCCCTGAGCTGGCCAAGGACTCCATCATCGATGTGGTGGGCGCGCCCCTGACGCCCAACTCG AGGAAGCGACGGGAATCGGCTTCCAGTTCCTCGTCAGTGAAGAAGGCCAAGAAGCCATGA